The following proteins are encoded in a genomic region of Magnolia sinica isolate HGM2019 chromosome 1, MsV1, whole genome shotgun sequence:
- the LOC131244005 gene encoding uncharacterized protein LOC131244005, whose protein sequence is MTWAGDDCVLQGSNMVFERDTPDGVCHDRVQNGMEMEEERLIGEKKAVSSTEVKIKISKRQLEELLARFDIQGMSVEQVLTQLMNKGSGGCVVRYQPWRPTLQSIPEGN, encoded by the coding sequence ATGACATGGGCCGGCGATGATTGTGTGTTACAAGGCTCCAATATGGTATTTGAGCGTGACACTCCTGATGGGGTCTGCCATGATAGGGTCCAAAATGGTATGGAGATGGAAGAGGAGAGGTTGATAGGTGAGAAGAAGGCAGTTTCTTCAACAGAAGTGAAGATCAAGATTTCCAAGAGGCAATTAGAGGAACTCCTAGCGAGATTTGACATCCAAGGGATGTCTGTAGAGCAAGTACTGACTCAGTTGATGAATAAGGGCAGCGGTGGATGCGTTGTAAGGTACCAGCCGTGGCGGCCCACTCTCCAAAGTATTCCAGAAGGGAATTGA
- the LOC131243996 gene encoding uncharacterized protein LOC131243996, with protein sequence MTWAGNDLDSNSSNMILEHDTRDGICHDRVQNDMEMEEERLISEKKTVSSTEVKIKVTKRQLEEVLVRFDILGMSVEQVLTQLMNGGGDCHARNQSWQPTLQSIPEVN encoded by the coding sequence ATGACATGGGCGGGCAACGATTTGGATTCAAACAGCTCCAATATGATCCTTGAGCATGATACTCGTGATGGGATCTGTCATGATAGGGTCCAAAATGATATGGAGATGGAAGAGGAGAGGTTGATAAGTGAGAAGAAGACAGTTTCTTCCACAGAAGTGAAGATCAAGGTTACCAAGAGACAATTAGAGGAAGTCCTAGTAAGATTTGACATCCTAGGGATGTCGGTCGAGCAAGTATTGACCCAGTTGATGAATGGAGGCGGTGATTGCCATGCAAGAAACCAGTCATGGCAGCCCACTCTCCAGAGTATTCCAGAGGTGaattga